The sequence below is a genomic window from Blastopirellula retiformator.
CCGTCCTCAAAGCCCAGTGGCTGCAGCAACTGTGGTCCGCCGAAGATCAGGGCATCTACTCGCTGGAGTTTCGCGTTTCCATCGATGGCTTCTCGCCGGCGACCAATGATCCGATCCGCGGCGCCGGTACGTTTGATCGCGCGATGCGCGGCGTGCAGCTGCTGGTCGAGCACGACTTTCTGCCGATCATCACCGCGGTCCGGACCTGGCCTGACGCGGAAGAAGCGGAAGTGGTCGCCAACTTCGCCGCCGTGTTGCGCGACATCGGCTACACGCGTCCGCGAATCAAGCTGTTGCCGACGCTGCAGTTGGGCGCCGAAGAGACCCGCTCGTGCGGCTATGGCCAGCATGATCGGATCACCGCCGAGATGTGGGCCGGCTTTGATGCGACGCAGCTGGTATGCGAGCATAGCCGCGTCGTCTCAGACCGCGGCGTCCACGTCTGCCCGATTCTGGTCGAAGCGCCCGATTCGCTACTGGGCGAAACGCTGGCCGAGTCGCTACGTCCTTTTCCGCTAGCGCATGGCGCCTGCTTCACGTGCTATCAGTTTGGATCGATCTGCGCCAATCCTTCGACCGCGGCGGGAACAGGGAACGGATCATGACGACGCGAATCGCCTACTTTGGCGGCGTCTACAACAACTATCTAGCGCTCGAGGCGGCGATTGCCGACGCGAAGGGGCGCGGCGTCGATCAGATGTTTTGCCTGGGCGATCTCGGCGCATTCGGGCCCCATCCCGATCGGGTCTTTCCGCTGCTGCACGATCACGCAATCCAGGTCGTTCGCGGAAACTATGACGATTCGATCGGTCATGGCCTCGACGATTGCCAATGCGGCTACACCGATCCCCGCGACAACCACTTTGCCCAGATCAGCTACGACTACACGCTGCAGAACACCTCCAGCGACAATCGCGCCTACCTGCGAACGCTCCCTCCCGAGATCGAGCTAGAGATCGAAGGGAAGCGAATCTTACTTTGTCATGGTAGCCCGCGACGGACCAACGAATTTTTATGGGAATCGACGACGTCGACTTCCTTTTTGGACTGGCTTTGCAAGGAGCGGCAAGCCGATCTGATTCTGGCGACCCATACCGGCATTCATTGGGGGCGCGAGCTAGCGAACCGCGGGGCGTTTGTGAACGTAGGTGCCTTAGGTCGGCCGGCCAACAATGGCCAGACCGAGGTTTGGTACACAATCGTCACCATCGACGCTCAGGCCGGTATCCGCTGGCAGTTTGTGCCGCTGGCCTACGACTTTCGCCGTTTGAGCCGAGAAATGCAGGCCGAACGGCTTCCGCCGGAGTTTATCGAAACGGTCGAGACCGGCTGGTGGACGACCTGCCTAGAGGTATTGCCCGCCAAAGAGCGCCGCACTGGGCGATATTAAATTTGGGGCAAAGTCGCACTTGGCCGAGAGCGGTCCGAATTTCGAGACTCGCACCGCCGATTGTAAGCGTTATATTGAAGAGATCGTAAACAACTTTCAACGCATTTGGGAGCGTTAGCCGATGTCGACACGAGTTTTCGCCTGCCTGTCGCTGCTGCTGGCCAGTCTGCCGGTTGTCGCGGCCGAACCGGAGAATCGCTCGCCTCAGCAACTGCCCCAACCAGCTGCAGAGCAAACCGACCGGGCTATCCGTCGGGCAATTCGTCAGCTGGACAGCGACACCTTTGCCGAACGCCGGGAAGCGGCCGACGCGCTGCGTGACGCTGGCGCCGCGGCGATCGCTCCGCTGGAAGAAGCGTGCCGCGATGGCGCCGGCGAGCGGGTCGCCCAGTCGATCGAGATCCTCAAGTCGTTCGCCGCCAGCGAAGACCGCATGGTTAGCGCGGCCGCGCAACAGGCGCTGCAGAACATCGCCAACGGCGACAACGCCACCGCCGCCAAACTGGCCGCAACCGCGACGCAGTCGCTGCGATCCGCTCCCGGTCGCCTGCAGCTGCCGGACGTTCGTCACCGGATCGGCGAGCAGCCAGGTTTCGGCGCACGCCGCAACTTCAGCATGTCGACCGTCCGCAACAACGGCCGCGAAGAAATGAAAGTGACCGATGGCGATCTGGAAGTGGTGATCAACAAAGATCCGAACGGACCGATCCAGGTCGAGTGGCAAGCAGGGGGCGGCGAAAAGCAAACCGCCAAAGCGGACGATCTGCAGCAGTTGCGGGAAGAACATCCCGAAGCGGCGAAACTGGTCGAAAAGTACGAGGCCCGCGGCCTCGGCGCTCTGGGCGGAGGGATGATCGGCGACAACCGCTTCTTCGCCCCGATGCGAATGGGCGGCTTGCCAATTCCGCAGCCGATGATGGAAATGGACGAACACTTCGCCCGGATGCGGGCCGAGCATCAACGGATGGTCGAGCAGATGCGGGCTCAGCACGAAGAGCGGATGCAGGAAATGCGTCGCCTGGCCCCGCCGGTCGCCCCTGGCATTCGGCCGCCGCAAATCGAACGTCTCCGCGCCAGCACCGAGCAACTTCGCCAGCGCGTCGAGAATGGCCAGGTCGATGAAGCGACCCAGGCCGAGATCGAGCGGCTGCAACGCGTGCTCGACGAACTGCAACTGCAGTTTGGCCGCTAGTCGCTGGCCGACTCTTCCGCCGGCGTCACCAACACGACCCGCATGCCGCGATGTCCCGGCAAGATGCGGGTAGTCGACGCCCATGGCAGCGACTGGGCCGCTTTGACCGCCAACTCGGCGGCAAACGCCGGATCGCCCGGCTCCATCACCACGATCGTCTGCGGCTCGGTGACCATGTCGGCCTGCCAGGGCTGCAGCAATTCGGGATCGCCATTGCGAAGCGGGATCACCTGGGGAAACGGCGTCTGCGGCCGATACAGGGCCGCGACCGGCAGCCGACAGAAGTCGGCCAGCGCGTCGTCGTTGGCGACCAGCTCATTCGATTCGATCAAGCCCGACGAAACCATCAGCGTCGCTTCCGGCGGCAGTTCTAACTGGTCGATCGTGGCGATCGCTCCTCGCCAATCTTGCCGCCGCTGATGGGTCCAGTGATCGGGCAGGTGAAAGAAGAAGATCGAACTGGCCATCGTCACCGCGACCAAGATGCGGAGACCGCGGAACTCGATCCGGGCGACATTCAGCCCCGCCCAGACAAACAACATCGCCTGACTGCCGATCAAGTACCGTCGCAAAAACAGTGGCGTGATCTCGAGGTAGGTGACGTACCACGCAACCGCAATCGGCGCCAGCGTGGCGAAGATTGTCCAGACGTAATGTGCGGTCCAGTTTCGCTGTCGTTCGTCCGCCTGTCGGCCTGGCAGCAGCTTGTTGCCGACCAGCGCGATCGCCAGCGGCGCCAGCCCGAACGGAATGATCGGGAGGATCTCGATGATTCGAAACGACGATCCGGCATGAATGAACTGCGTCCAGTTGAGCCGTCGCGAGTAGACGAGCGCCAGCTGCGGATAAAGGGGCAACAGGCCGACGCCCAGCCCGGCCAACATCAACGCCAATCGTCCCCAGGCCCGATGTCCCCAAGCGGCCAACAACAGCGGCGGCAAACAAGCGGCGACCAGCAATGCCGCCGTCAAATGCAAATGGATCGTGAGCGCCGCCGTCAGCGTCCAGAGCACCGCCGTCCGCCGATCAAAGTCGCGCCACAGCCGCATCGTCAGGGCGAACAGCAACAAACAGCCTAGCTGCGCCGCGGCGTACGATCGAGCCTCGGTCGCATAAAACACCATGTCGCGGTCGACGGCGACCAGCAGCGCTGCCGTAATGCCGGCCAGTCCCGATCCGCTCCAACGCCGCACCAAAACGCCGATCAGAACCAACGTCGTCACGCCGCAGACGACCGATGGCATCCGCAAGGTCCACTCGCTGGCGCCAAACAGCTCGACAACCAGCCGCTCGAGCCAGAAAAAGAGGGGGCCGTTATTCCCTTCGATCGCGCGGCGGGGGATCTCGCTGACGTCGCCATCGATCACCCAGGCCGTATGCAGTTCGTCGAGCCAGAGACTTTCTCGCAAGGGGAGCAGCCGCAGCCCCAGTCCCAACAGCGCAATCAGCAACAGCGATCGCCAAAACAGGCGACTGGCGAGAGGGACATTCCAGGAGAAAGGCGAATCGGTCACGCGATAGATTGTAGTCGCGGATCGATGGCGAGGGAGTGGACTGGGAGAGCTAATTTCGCTAATCGGTCGAAACGGCGACCAGCTCTTCGTTGACCGCTTCGATCTGCTCGGCCGAAATCACCGTTTGCTCTTCGGCGAAGGCGATCAACAGGGCCAAGTCGCACAGCCGATTGATCCGCCGTGGGGCGCCGCCGGTGATCTCGTGCAGTCGCGCCAGGGCCGCGGCCTCAATAATCTCTCGCCGAGCCCCGGCCGTCGTCAGACGATGCAGCACATAGGACGCAGTTTCGTCGGCCGACAAAGGCTTGACCATGCATTTGACCGCCAGGCGCGTCTCAAAGGCCGGGGTCCGCTTCAGCGCCGGTAAGATCTCGGTCTGGCCGACCAACAGCAGCGTCAGGTCGAGCAACCCGTCGGTCTCCAGATTGGTCAGCAGCCGCAACGTTTCTAGGGCGTTGAAATCGGCGACCAGGTGAGCTTCGTCGATGACCAGCACCGCATGGTTGCCCGCTTTGGTGTTCTCGCTCAGTCCGCGGCGGATCGCCTGGACGCTGTCGGCGATCGACGTGGTGGCCGATTGCTCAACGCCAACCAGCTCGCGCACGATGTAGGCCAACAGTTGGTCGGCCGGCATGTACGGAAAGACGACGTGGACCTTCGGCGTAAACTGCTCGGGCAGTTGCTGCAGCAAGAGAGAAGCCATCAAGCTTTTCCCCAGCCCTTCGCCGCCGGTTAGCAGCGCCGCGCCGCGACGATTTTCGACCGCGTACCGCAATTTCAACAACGTTCCCTGGGCCGACTCGGCCGGGTAGTAGAACGCCGGAATCGCCGTATTTTCAAACGGGCGAGTGCTCAGATTCCAGTAGTCTTCGTACATTGCTTTTTAACCGACGAAATTTTCGGTGACGCCCAGGATCGAAATTCCGGCGCCTGCCAGACGCCGCACGACTTCCGCCACCTGCGAGTCGTCCGAGATCCGCAGATCGCGAACGATCATGGCGGCGTCGATCTGACTCACTTTGTTCGGCACGTCATGGACCTGGCCAACGTCGACCAGGATCATGTCGTAGCTCCCTTTCATGCTCTGCAGCATTTGATCGAGTTTCTCCGGCGTTCCTTTCGCCAGGCTTGGCGCCAGGGTCAGATCGTCGATGACCGAATGAATCGCCGCATCTTCGACCGTCGGACCACCTTCGGCGATCGCTTCCCAGCCATGTTCGACCCGCACGCCCAACCGGGTGGCCAACTCGGGATTAGTGTCGCTGGCGTCGACGATGGCGGTTTTCATACCGCCGCCGGCCAGCATCTTGGCCAGGCAGAGCGTCAACGTCGAGCAACCTTCGCCAGCGGCGAAGCTGTAGACGGCGACCACTTTCTTTCCTTGGCCGCTCACTTCGGTCAGGCGATCCCGCACTTCGGCGAAGCCTTCAAAGCCCCGTTCCAAAAGCATCTCGATCGTCGCCGGCCAGGCGAACCGGGGAGCTTCCCACTGCGGACGGAACGTCACGTTTTTCGGGGCGGCGCTGCTGGTGGTCAGCATGCTTTCCCATTCCAGGCGATCGCTGGTTTTGCCCGCAGGGGGAGCGATCGACTTGGCAGGCTGCTTCTCGGGGGCCAATTTCTCGGGTGCCGGTTGCTTGGCTTCCGGCTTGTTGACTTTCGGCGGCGACGGGGCAGGGGACACTTCGGCGACCGGCGGGGCCGCTTCTTTTTCGGCCCGGACCCGCTTCAAGATGCGATCGACGGCGGCGGCGACGGCGGCCGTGTTTTGGGCTGACGCGTCAAAGACCGACGCTTCCGGCGTTGGGGCTTCGTCTTCTTCCGACTCCGCGGCCAAATCGCCTAGATCACCCTCGTTGGTCGGTGAACCCGGCAAGTCGATCCGCAATCCCTTCTTCCGCCACTCATACAGTTGTTCGACCGTCGGTCCGCCCGGAAAGACGGGAACGCTGCGGGAATATTCGGCAGCGGGATCGTCCGAGGTCGGAACTTCGGGGCCGTACGCACGAATGAAGGCTCGATCTACAGAACTCATTAACGCAACCTCCCCATCGGGTCTTCAAATCCGTTCAAACGAGCCTGAGCCGGTCGATCGGCGGCAGGATCGCCTGGTGCGTAATATCTTGCGTCGCTGACGCTCGGCGACGGGCCAAACAAGTCGGTGGAGTTCAGCCCTTGTTGACCATAGCGGCTGCCGGAGGTGGTCGGCGAGACCGGCTCGGGGCGCCCTAGCGAAGCGGTCGGATGGACCGTTTGCGGCTGTACCGATGGCGCCTGGGCCCCTTGATCGAAAATCGGACGACCCGCCGGCGAGGTCTCGCCGGTTGCGTTGCCGCCGGTCGCACTTCCACCGGCGGCGCTACCGCGCGGCTCTTGCCGATACCAGGGCGTTTCCGAATTGCTGCGGTTGGCGGGCGCGGCGTTGTTGTACTGCGTTTGCATGGCGCCGCCGCCAGAACCGTACATCGACGCGCCGTACGACGACGTGCCGGTGGGCGGTTGGCCAGGTCGCGTGGCGACTTCATATTCGGGGCTGGTCGCGCCCCCCAGCAAGTCGGCCGAACTGATCGGCGGAGTGCTGCGTGGGTTGGCCTGACCGGCGACCGAGCCTCCCAGCGAAGCTCGCGGGGCAGACGCTTCGTCGGCGCCGTTTGGCTCTGGGAATGGATTGAACTTGGGCGCCGTCTGACCGCCGCCATCTTGCAGCGGCGGAGCGACTTCGTCCGACGCGGTGATCGCCGGCTCCATCTTTTCCATATGAATGTGTTCGGCGGGATCTTCCGCATCCAAACCAATCGCCGGGGCAAAATCCGGGGCTTCGCTCTGCTGGCCGAGCTGGATGTCGGGGCTCAGTTCCAGCGAGTCAGGCGCCGGATCGTTATTCTTACCGCGATGGCCGGTCGAAATCGTGATTGTTCCCCAGATCAACACGCCGGCGATCATCGCCAAAAACAACCGCGTGCGCCACACCGGCGCCTTGGTCGCTTTCATCCGCTCGCGACGCCCTTGGGCGCCTTCGTACAGCGGCTTGCGATAGCTAGCGGAAGTTCGATTGGGGGGCGTCGCCGCGGCCGATATTCCCGGCGCCGGACGTTCGCTGACCGGCCGGCGGGGCGAGTGCGGGCCGCGCGGCGTGTGAGCGGCGTCCACGCGATGCGTTGGGGGGGCAGGTTTTTCCGAGGGTGCGTTTGCGACGAGCGGCTCTTGATCGACGTCATCATTGACGGCCAGCGGAGCGGCAGGCGGCTTCGGGGGAGCCGCCAAGTCGGGCATACGCAACAAAACCCGGGGGAGCGCCGGCACCAGTTGGGCTTTCGGCTCCGCGTCTGTGGGGGTTGTCGTGTTGGTCATCGTCTTGGCTTCCTTGCCTATTTTCACAGTCTCGACGCCATCTTGGCGTATTTCTGGTCCGTCATCTCTTCGGATCGGGCAGCGAGTCTGCAGATCTTGAGCGTTAGATAAGAAAAATTGACTTTGCCGGCTAGGCGAAGTTTTGCGGAAACCGCTTTTCGGACGAACCTTGTCGCTTTATTGGCAATCTGGGATACTTAGAGGGCTACAAATTTCCCTTTAGTGACAGCAGTGCCCTGACCAAGTCCGTACGGCAGCCGCCGGCGGCCCACAAAAAATACAGCATGGCGATCGCGACTCCCAACAAACCCCAGCATCTGATCTACAACGAACTCGACAAGCGGATCCTGATCCTCGACGGAGCGATGGGAACCATGGTCCAGCGGCACAAGCTGGATGAAGACGCGGTGCGCGGTCCTCAGTTCCAAGGCTTCCACAAAGACCTGAAGAACTTCACCGACATTCTCTGCCTGACCCGGCCCGAGATCATCGAGCAGATCCATCGCGATTTCCTGGAAGCTGGCGCCGATATCATCGAGACCAATACCTTTGGCGCCACGCCGGTCGCGATGGAAGAGTTCGATCTTGCGCATCTGGCGACCGACGTCAACATCGCTGCGGTCAAGCTGGCCCGCAAGGTGGCGGACGAGTTCAACGAAAAGACGCCCAACAAGCGGCGGTTCGTCGCCGGCTCGATCGGTCCGACCAGCCGCACCGCGTCGATGTCTCCCAAGGTCGAAGACCCCGGCTTCCGCAACATCACCTTCCAGCAACTGGTCGATTCGTACCTGGTGCAGATCGCGGCGATGGCCGAAGCAGGCGCCGACCTGCTGTTCCCCGAGACGTCGTTCGACACCCTCAATATGAAGGCGTGCCTCTTTGCGATCGAGAAGTATTTCAAAGATAACAACGTCGAAATGCCGGTGATGGGCTCGGTCACGATCACCGACGAAAGCGGTCGTACCCTCAGCGGTCAGACGGTCGAAGCGTTTTGGAACTCCGTCTCGCACTTCCCGCTGCTCAGCATCGGCGTCAACTGCGCGCTCGGCGCCGACAAGATGCGTCCCTACGTGCAAGAGCTGGCCTCGATCTCCAACTCGTACGTCAGCTGCCATCCCAACGCCGGCCTGCCGAACGAGTTTGGTGAGTATGACGAAACGCCCGACCAAATGGCGGCGACTCTGACCACCTTTGCCGACAACGGCTGGATCAACATCGTCGGCGGCTGCTGCGGCACGTCGCCCAACCATATCCGTGCGATCGCCGAAGCGGTCCGCGACAAACCGCCGCGTCAGCGCGGGACGCCTCCCGACTATACCCGGCTGTCAGGCCAGGAATCGTTCACCATTCTGCCGACCTCCAACTTCACGATGATCGGCGAACGAACCAACGTCACCGGCTCGCGGCGGTTCGCCCGGCTGATTCGGGAAGAGCTGTTTGAAGAAGCGATCGCGGTGGCGCTCGATCAGGTCAACAACGGCGCCAACGTCATCGACATCAACATGGACGACGCTTTGCTCGACGGCGAAGCGGCGATGGCCCGCTACTTGAACCTGATCGCCGCCGAGCCTGACATCAGCCGAGTGCCGATCATGATCGACAGCTCAAAATGGTCGGTCATCGAGGCAGGCCTGCGCTGCGTGCAAGGCAAGCCGATCGTCAACTCGATCAGTTTGAAAGAAGGGGAAGAGGACTTCCTGGCCAAGGCCCGCCTGGTGCGCAGCTATGGCGCCGCGGTCGTCGTGATGGCGTTTGACGAAACCGGTCAGGCGGTCGAAAAAGACGATAAGGTCCGCATCTGTAAGCGGGCCTACGACCTGCTCGTCAACGAGGTCGGCTTCCCTCCGAGCGACATCATCTTTGACCCCAACATCCTGACGGTCGCCACCGGCATCGAAGAGCACAACAACTACGCCCTCAACTTCATCGAAGCTTGCCGCGAGATCAAACAGGTCTGCCCCGGCGCCATGATCTCGGGCGGCGTCAGTAACGTCTCATTCTCATTCCGCGGTAACGACTTCGTCCGCGAGGCGATTCACGCCTGCTTCCTGTACCACGCCATTAAGGCGGGCCTGGACATGGGCATCGTCAACGCCGGTCAGCTGGCCGTGTATGACGAGGTCGAACCAGAGCTGCGCGATTTGATCGAAGACGTGCTCTTCAATCGTCGCGAAGACGCCACTGAACGGCTGGTCGACTATGCCGAGTCGGTCAAAGACCGCAAGGCAGGCGGCAAAGGGGTGACCGAAGATCTCTCGTGGCGGGAAGGAACCGTTCAAGAACGTCTGTCGCACGCCCTGGTGAAGGGGATCGACAAGTACGTCGTCGAAGATACCGAAGAGGCCCGCTCGCACTACGAGAGATGCCTGCACATCATCGAAGGGCCGCTGATGGACGGCATGAACGTCGTCGGCGACCTGTTTGGCGCCGGCAAGATGTTTTTGCCCCAGGTGGTCAAGAGCGCCCGCGTGATGAAGAAGGCGGTCGCTTACCTTCTGCCGTTTATGGAAGAAGAGAAAGCGGCGGCCGGCGAAGCGGCGCAAGATGCTCGCGGCAAGATCTTGATGGCGACCGTCAAAGGGGACGTCCACGACATCGGCAAGAACATCGTCGGCGTCGTCTTGGGCTGTAACAACTACGAGGTGATCGACCTGGGCGTGATGGTCAACTGCGACAAGATCCTGGCCGCCGCCAAACAGCATGGCGTCGACGCGATCGGCCTGTCGGGCTTGATCACGCCGAGCCTCGACGAAATGGTCCACGTCGCCAAAGAGATGGAAGCCGCCGGCTTTGACATTCCGCTCTTGATCGGCGGCGCCACCACCAGCGCCAAGCATACCGCGGTGAAGATCGCCCCGGCTTATCATGGCACGACGGTCCATGTGCTCGACGCTTCGCGCAGCGTCGGCGTGGTCGATCGCCTGCTCAGCCAAGACATGAAGGCCGACTTCATCGAGAAGAACCGGCAACTGCAGGCCGACCTGGTCGCGTCGTACAAGAAACGGCAAGAGGTGAAGCTCGTTTCGCTGGAACATGCCCGCCGCAACAAGTTCGCCACCGATTGGCTGGCGGTCGACATTCGCACTCCCAGCTTCCTCGGCGTGCGAACGCTGCCGAAGGTTTCGCTGGCCGAACTGCGCCAGTACATCGACTGGACGCCGTTCTTCATGTCGTGGGAACTGAAAGGAAAGTTCCCGAAGATCTTTGAAGACTCGTACGTCGGCGTCGAAGCGAAAAAGCTGTACGAAGACGCCAACGCGCTGCTCGACAAGATCGTCGCCGAAGCGTTGTTTACCGCCAACGGCGTCTACGCCTTCTGGCCCGCCAACAGCGACGGCGACGACATCGTCCTGTATAGCGACGATGAGCGGAAGACCGAGATCGGCCGCATGCACACCATCCGGCAACAATGGGAACGCAAAGGCCAAAAAGACTTCCGCGCTCTGTCCGACTATATCGCGCCGATCGACTCAGGCCGCAAGGATTTCCTCGGCGGATTTGCGGTGACGACCGGTATCGGCTGCCAAGACCTGGCCAGCAAGTTCGACGCCGATCATGACGACTACAACTCGATCATGACCAAGGCCCTGGCCGATCGTCTGGCCGAAGCGTTCGCCGAATGGCTGCACGCCAAGGCCCGCACCGACTGGGGCTTTGGCGGCGATGAGAACCTGAGCAACGAAGAGATGATCGCCGAGCAGTACCGCGGCATCCGTCCGGCGGCCGGCTACCCCGCGCAGCCTGACCATACCGAGAAGCGTCAGCTATTCGATCTGCTGGAAGTGGAGAAGAACGCCGGGATCGAATTGACCGAAAGCATGGCGATGATGCCGGCGGCCAGCGTCTCCGGCCTTTACTTCGCCCATCCGAACTCACGGTACTTCGCCGTCGACCGAATGACCCGCGAGCAAGTCGCCGACTACGCCAAACGCAAAGGAACGACCCTGGCCGAAATGGAACGCTGGCTGGCGCCAAACCTGGGCTACGACCCCGACGAAGCGTAAAAGCGAAGGGTAGGGCAGGCCGTGCCTGCCAAGGCGCCAAGGCTCGACTTGGCAACGACGACTTAACTCCAAGAACGTGTGCTACTGCTGGCTTGTCCAGCAGTGGCACACGGGATGATGGAAGAGCGGGGTCTCGACCCAGCCTACGTCCTGGAAAACGCATACATTGCCACGCGAAGCCATGGCAATGGCGCCCATAGTTTTCTACGTCGAGCCAGGCCCCGGAGCCTGGTTGTCGCCGGACTGTCTGGGGGAGAGCACCAAGAACTTGCTTTCGTTGTGGTCGACCACGTCGAACGCTGATGACTTGCCAATCAGGTCGAAGTGCCGCACGAAGCCGTGCGCCGGGATGACCAGGTTGCTGTCGGCGATCTTGGTGGCGATCGCATCTTCGACGGTGCCGCGGACGAACTTCACCAAGATGCGACTGCTGGGCGGATCGTAGCCGAGCACCACGCGGTCGAGTCGGGCCTTGCGATTCTTGATGTTGTTCATCGGAATCACCAGGTCGCCGTTGACCTTGCGGATGTAAGCCGGAATCTTGACCTTCGCCTCGTTCATGGGCGAGTACATGCGGAACGAGTTTTCGACCTCGCCTTCCTGCACTTCGGCCAAGTGATGGATCAAGTCGGACGTGCTTAGCACGCCGCGCAGTTCTTGCCGCAATCCAACCACCGGCAGACAGCCGATCTTGTTGGTCGCCAACACCAAGGCCGCTTTGGCCAAGGGAACGTCGGGCGAAACGGTCACCGGTCGTTCGCGCGTGATCAGATGCTGAATTTCCCGCGGCAATTCGTCCGGCTCTTCCGGCTTCATCATCGAGCGTACGACGTCACGCTGCGACACGACCCCGATTACGCGCTTCTTCTCATCGACAATGATGATCCGCCGCAGACCATGGCGCGCCATGAGTCCAGCGACGATCTTCACGTGCGTACCGACCGTGGCGGTATGCACCTTTACCGTCATCACATCGCGGACGACGCCGCTCAGTTTTTCCGATATGGTATCGAGTGAAGGCATAGGGGGAACGATGAGAACCTGAACAGGGGAAATGTGATTTCCAGGATTGCCAAGGTCGGGAATTTCCCCGACATCAGGAAACTATAGCATGCGAAAGTTGCCGCAAGCGGCCGCTTCGCAGCTTCGCCAAATTTGCGGAGACCACGGTACAGAAAGAGGTTACGTCGTCGCGAATAACACGATTTACGGCCGCGTGCCGCAACGGCGACGACCGGTCGTAACGGTTATGGCGAGCAAGGTCGCACTCAGCCGGGCGACGGCCGATTTGGCCCCACCCCTGACGGCTAATTCTCGACCATGTAGATGTGCTGAATGGAAATTTTCGGCGCCACCGCGCTAAACGCGGCCGCTCCCTCGTCGGTCACTTTGGTGCGGGTCACGATCAAGGTTTCCAGCGATTTCGACTTGGCCAGCTCCAAAATGCCGGCGTCGGTCACCTCGGTCGAACCGAGATGCAGCCACTTCAGATTCGGCAATTCGGCGAGCAAGGCCAAATGCTTGTCGGTCAAGGCGTTGGCGTCCAGATTCAGCCGCTCGATCGCTTCCAGCTTCGCCAGTTCCGGGATCGCGGCGTCGGTGATCTTCGTCTTCCACAGATTCAGATCTTTCAGGTTCGTC
It includes:
- the metH gene encoding methionine synthase; this encodes MAIATPNKPQHLIYNELDKRILILDGAMGTMVQRHKLDEDAVRGPQFQGFHKDLKNFTDILCLTRPEIIEQIHRDFLEAGADIIETNTFGATPVAMEEFDLAHLATDVNIAAVKLARKVADEFNEKTPNKRRFVAGSIGPTSRTASMSPKVEDPGFRNITFQQLVDSYLVQIAAMAEAGADLLFPETSFDTLNMKACLFAIEKYFKDNNVEMPVMGSVTITDESGRTLSGQTVEAFWNSVSHFPLLSIGVNCALGADKMRPYVQELASISNSYVSCHPNAGLPNEFGEYDETPDQMAATLTTFADNGWINIVGGCCGTSPNHIRAIAEAVRDKPPRQRGTPPDYTRLSGQESFTILPTSNFTMIGERTNVTGSRRFARLIREELFEEAIAVALDQVNNGANVIDINMDDALLDGEAAMARYLNLIAAEPDISRVPIMIDSSKWSVIEAGLRCVQGKPIVNSISLKEGEEDFLAKARLVRSYGAAVVVMAFDETGQAVEKDDKVRICKRAYDLLVNEVGFPPSDIIFDPNILTVATGIEEHNNYALNFIEACREIKQVCPGAMISGGVSNVSFSFRGNDFVREAIHACFLYHAIKAGLDMGIVNAGQLAVYDEVEPELRDLIEDVLFNRREDATERLVDYAESVKDRKAGGKGVTEDLSWREGTVQERLSHALVKGIDKYVVEDTEEARSHYERCLHIIEGPLMDGMNVVGDLFGAGKMFLPQVVKSARVMKKAVAYLLPFMEEEKAAAGEAAQDARGKILMATVKGDVHDIGKNIVGVVLGCNNYEVIDLGVMVNCDKILAAAKQHGVDAIGLSGLITPSLDEMVHVAKEMEAAGFDIPLLIGGATTSAKHTAVKIAPAYHGTTVHVLDASRSVGVVDRLLSQDMKADFIEKNRQLQADLVASYKKRQEVKLVSLEHARRNKFATDWLAVDIRTPSFLGVRTLPKVSLAELRQYIDWTPFFMSWELKGKFPKIFEDSYVGVEAKKLYEDANALLDKIVAEALFTANGVYAFWPANSDGDDIVLYSDDERKTEIGRMHTIRQQWERKGQKDFRALSDYIAPIDSGRKDFLGGFAVTTGIGCQDLASKFDADHDDYNSIMTKALADRLAEAFAEWLHAKARTDWGFGGDENLSNEEMIAEQYRGIRPAAGYPAQPDHTEKRQLFDLLEVEKNAGIELTESMAMMPAASVSGLYFAHPNSRYFAVDRMTREQVADYAKRKGTTLAEMERWLAPNLGYDPDEA
- a CDS encoding CBS domain-containing protein; its protein translation is MPSLDTISEKLSGVVRDVMTVKVHTATVGTHVKIVAGLMARHGLRRIIIVDEKKRVIGVVSQRDVVRSMMKPEEPDELPREIQHLITRERPVTVSPDVPLAKAALVLATNKIGCLPVVGLRQELRGVLSTSDLIHHLAEVQEGEVENSFRMYSPMNEAKVKIPAYIRKVNGDLVIPMNNIKNRKARLDRVVLGYDPPSSRILVKFVRGTVEDAIATKIADSNLVIPAHGFVRHFDLIGKSSAFDVVDHNESKFLVLSPRQSGDNQAPGPGST